The Vibrio sp. SNU_ST1 genome has a segment encoding these proteins:
- the luxS gene encoding S-ribosylhomocysteine lyase — protein sequence MPLLDSFTVDHTRMNAPAVRVAKTMQTPKGDTITVFDLRFTAPNKDILSERGIHTLEHLYAGFMRAHLNGSTVEIIDISPMGCRTGFYMSLIGTPSEQQVADAWLAAMKDVLKVENQNKIPELNEYQCGTAAMHSLDEAKEIANVIIAAGISVNKNDELALPESMLQELKID from the coding sequence ATGCCTTTATTAGATAGTTTCACTGTTGATCACACACGCATGAACGCACCAGCAGTTCGTGTTGCTAAAACAATGCAAACCCCAAAAGGGGACACTATAACGGTGTTTGACCTGCGTTTTACTGCGCCAAACAAAGATATCCTATCTGAGAGAGGTATCCATACTCTAGAGCACTTATACGCTGGATTCATGCGTGCTCATCTCAATGGTTCTACGGTTGAGATCATTGATATTTCACCGATGGGTTGTCGTACAGGTTTCTACATGAGCTTGATTGGTACGCCTTCTGAGCAGCAAGTGGCTGACGCTTGGTTAGCGGCTATGAAAGACGTATTGAAAGTTGAGAATCAGAATAAGATCCCTGAGTTGAATGAATACCAATGTGGTACAGCTGCGATGCACTCTTTGGATGAAGCGAAAGAGATTGCTAATGTCATCATTGCTGCAGGTATCTCTGTAAACAAAAATGATGAATTGGCATTACCAGAGTCGATGCTTCAAGAGCTTAAAATCGACTAA
- the gshA gene encoding glutamate--cysteine ligase, giving the protein MTDFAARLKQVATNPKTFSQFGRGVERETLRYTEDGHLATGPHPKALGSALMNEWVTTDFSESLLEFITPVSNDVPTLLNQLSDIHHFTQTKLDGEKLWPLSMPCYVGSEDYIQLAQYGTSNNGKMKTLYREGLKRRYGSLMQIISGVHFNFSFPESFWDSLFGEQTEEARCEAKSDAYFGLIRNYYRFGWLIPYFFGASPALCSSFIKGRETNLPFEKVGETLYLPKATALRLSDLGYTNSAQSVLKIGFNSLDQYLEGLNQAIRTPSEEFAEIGTKVDGEYRQLNSNVLQIENELYAPIRPKRVAKSGEKPSEALARAGVEYIEVRSLDVNPFSSIGINEQQVRFLDLFLTWSVLSDSAEMDNCELECWRDNWNKVILEGRQVGLELKIGCDGERLSLQDWAKNVFKDLRVIAELMDAEQGGRAYQETCDTLEGWIDNPELTISGQLLEETKKLGGLGKVGCAYGKTYAQQHKAHQYKVYSAELMEAEVQRSVTAQQQSEEASTQDFDSFLTDYFSYLKA; this is encoded by the coding sequence TTGACTGATTTTGCTGCGCGACTAAAGCAAGTTGCAACCAACCCTAAGACCTTCTCTCAATTTGGTCGTGGTGTTGAAAGGGAAACATTGCGCTACACGGAAGATGGGCATCTTGCTACTGGGCCGCACCCTAAGGCTTTAGGATCTGCGTTGATGAACGAATGGGTAACGACCGATTTCTCTGAGTCGCTACTGGAGTTTATCACGCCTGTTTCTAACGACGTTCCGACGCTTTTGAATCAGTTGTCTGATATCCATCACTTCACGCAAACCAAGTTAGACGGCGAAAAGCTGTGGCCACTCTCTATGCCTTGTTATGTGGGGAGTGAAGATTACATTCAGCTAGCGCAATACGGTACTTCTAACAACGGTAAGATGAAGACGCTATATCGTGAAGGCCTAAAGCGTCGCTACGGTAGTCTGATGCAGATTATTTCGGGTGTTCACTTCAACTTCTCTTTCCCAGAAAGCTTTTGGGACAGTCTGTTTGGAGAGCAAACCGAAGAAGCGCGTTGCGAAGCTAAATCAGATGCGTACTTCGGTTTGATTCGTAATTACTACCGCTTTGGTTGGTTAATCCCATACTTCTTCGGTGCTTCACCTGCGCTATGTTCTTCTTTTATCAAAGGAAGAGAAACCAACCTACCTTTTGAAAAGGTTGGAGAAACACTGTATCTACCCAAAGCAACGGCATTGCGCTTAAGTGACCTTGGTTACACCAACAGTGCGCAAAGTGTATTGAAGATTGGTTTCAACAGCCTAGACCAATACCTTGAAGGTTTGAATCAAGCGATTCGCACACCATCTGAAGAATTCGCGGAGATTGGCACTAAGGTTGATGGGGAATACCGTCAGCTAAATAGCAACGTACTGCAAATTGAGAATGAGCTTTATGCTCCAATCCGTCCTAAGCGTGTGGCGAAAAGTGGCGAGAAACCATCTGAAGCACTGGCTCGTGCTGGTGTTGAGTACATCGAGGTTCGCTCTTTAGACGTAAATCCATTCAGTTCAATTGGTATCAATGAACAGCAAGTTCGCTTCTTAGATCTATTCTTAACGTGGAGCGTGTTATCAGACTCTGCTGAGATGGATAACTGCGAGCTTGAATGCTGGCGCGATAACTGGAATAAGGTGATCTTAGAAGGTCGTCAGGTTGGTTTAGAGCTCAAGATTGGTTGTGATGGCGAAAGACTGTCTCTGCAAGACTGGGCTAAAAATGTATTCAAAGATCTTCGAGTTATCGCTGAGTTGATGGATGCTGAGCAAGGTGGGCGTGCATACCAAGAAACGTGCGATACGCTTGAAGGTTGGATTGATAACCCAGAGCTGACCATTTCTGGCCAGTTGCTAGAAGAGACCAAAAAATTAGGTGGCTTGGGTAAAGTTGGCTGTGCGTATGGAAAAACGTACGCTCAGCAACACAAAGCACACCAATATAAAGTTTACTCAGCTGAGTTGATGGAAGCAGAAGTTCAACGCTCTGTCACTGCTCAGCAACAAAGTGAAGAAGCAAGCACGCAAGATTTTGATAGCTTCTTGACGGATTATTTTTCGTATCTAAAAGCATAG
- a CDS encoding pitrilysin family protein produces MKKVLLGTFSLIAIAGCSYNVPSSTPFFSSLPEGVTLLEEVKPSKDKVVIPYTKYQLENGLTVILSPDDSDPLVHVDVTYHVGSAREEIGKSGFAHFFEHMMFQGSENVGDQQHFKIITEAGGSLNGTTNRDRTNYFETVPSNQLEKMLWLESDRMGFLLDAVSQKKFEVQRGTVKNERAQSYENRPYGLMWERMGEALYPEGHPYSWQPIGYVEDLDRVDVNDLKAFFLRWYGPNNAVLTIGGDIDVDDTLEWVNKYFGPILQGPEVKAAEKQPAVLAEDKYITLEDNVRQPMVLVGWPTTYRGEDTQASLNALSNVLGSGTNSYLYQNLVKTQKAVSAGSFHDCAELACTMYVYAMGDSGEKGDLTVLNKELMETLEQFSKGGVEQDRLDQITGMAEANAVFALQSVRGKVSQLASNQTFYGQPDRIESQLDQIRAVTPESVSKAYQDFIEGKHKVTLSVVPKKKLDLAVREATFSTPARTLPEYSKVTEEQLDFRKAPNTFDRSVMPEVNFGVEATMPELYRMHFANGTDLIGTVTSETPTVQLQIQLPAGERYVGKGQEGLANLTASMMEEGSTKRTVEELQATLDKLGSSVSISAGSYTTDISVSTLEKNLPQTLAIVQEVLFEPKFDVQDFQRVKSQMLEGVVYQHQQPSWMASQATREVLFGSTVFGRASDGTKDSLESLTLDDVKLFYSQHYTPEGANIVIVGDISKEEVGKQLQFFEEWQGDAAPLTRPQIIKELSGQNLYLVDKPGAPQSIVRLVRKGLPFDATGELYLSQLANFNLAGNFNSRINQNLREDKAYTYGASGYFASTRETGAVVFSAQVRANATVPSIQEFIAELNEFSQSGLTDEEVKFMRLAVGQQDALKYETPSQKAGLLSNIVALSLDDDYLQQRNQIVETVSKETLNELSKKWFDPNDYQIIVVGDATSLRPQLEKLDIPIEELEIIR; encoded by the coding sequence ATGAAAAAGGTTTTACTTGGTACATTTTCTCTTATCGCCATTGCAGGCTGTTCTTACAATGTACCTAGCTCAACACCCTTCTTTTCCTCGTTACCTGAAGGTGTCACTCTGTTAGAAGAGGTTAAGCCTTCTAAAGATAAAGTGGTGATCCCTTACACCAAATATCAGCTTGAAAACGGCCTGACAGTTATTCTTTCTCCTGATGATTCTGATCCTCTTGTGCATGTGGATGTGACCTATCATGTCGGCTCAGCTCGTGAAGAAATAGGCAAATCGGGCTTTGCTCATTTCTTCGAACACATGATGTTCCAAGGCTCTGAGAACGTCGGTGACCAGCAGCACTTTAAGATCATTACCGAAGCGGGTGGCTCGTTAAACGGCACCACTAACCGTGATCGTACTAACTACTTTGAAACCGTTCCATCTAACCAACTTGAGAAAATGTTGTGGTTAGAATCAGACCGAATGGGTTTTTTATTGGATGCGGTTTCTCAGAAGAAATTCGAAGTTCAAAGAGGCACGGTTAAAAACGAACGTGCTCAAAGTTATGAAAACCGTCCTTATGGCTTGATGTGGGAACGCATGGGTGAAGCGCTTTATCCTGAAGGTCACCCTTACTCATGGCAACCAATCGGTTATGTGGAAGATCTAGACCGTGTTGATGTGAATGACCTTAAGGCGTTCTTCCTACGTTGGTACGGCCCAAATAATGCGGTACTGACTATCGGTGGTGATATCGACGTTGATGACACGCTAGAGTGGGTTAATAAGTACTTTGGCCCAATCCTTCAAGGTCCGGAAGTTAAGGCTGCTGAGAAGCAACCAGCTGTTCTAGCAGAAGATAAGTACATCACCTTAGAAGACAACGTTCGTCAGCCGATGGTGCTTGTTGGTTGGCCAACAACCTACCGGGGTGAAGATACGCAAGCTTCACTGAATGCGCTGTCTAACGTGTTAGGTTCAGGGACCAACAGTTATCTGTACCAAAACCTTGTAAAAACGCAAAAAGCGGTGAGTGCAGGCTCTTTCCACGATTGTGCTGAGCTCGCTTGTACTATGTATGTCTATGCGATGGGGGACTCAGGTGAAAAAGGGGATTTGACAGTTCTAAATAAAGAACTGATGGAAACCCTAGAACAATTCTCGAAAGGTGGTGTGGAACAAGATCGTCTAGATCAAATTACCGGCATGGCTGAAGCGAATGCGGTGTTTGCACTGCAAAGTGTTAGAGGCAAGGTTTCACAGCTCGCGTCAAATCAAACCTTCTATGGCCAGCCTGATCGTATTGAATCACAACTCGATCAAATCCGAGCTGTTACCCCTGAAAGCGTAAGCAAGGCGTATCAAGATTTTATCGAAGGTAAGCACAAGGTTACCTTGAGTGTGGTTCCTAAGAAAAAACTCGATTTAGCGGTTCGCGAGGCTACATTTAGCACTCCTGCTCGTACCCTTCCTGAATACAGCAAGGTGACAGAAGAACAATTGGATTTCAGAAAGGCACCGAACACATTTGATCGCAGCGTGATGCCTGAAGTGAACTTTGGTGTTGAAGCGACCATGCCTGAGCTGTATCGCATGCATTTTGCTAATGGTACTGACTTGATTGGTACTGTGACCAGCGAAACGCCGACAGTGCAGCTACAGATTCAACTCCCTGCGGGTGAGCGCTATGTTGGTAAAGGTCAAGAGGGTTTGGCGAATCTAACTGCATCGATGATGGAAGAAGGTTCGACTAAACGAACGGTTGAAGAGTTACAGGCTACCTTAGATAAGCTTGGTAGTAGCGTTAGCATTAGTGCCGGCAGCTATACCACAGATATTTCAGTCTCGACGTTAGAGAAAAACCTACCTCAAACCTTAGCTATCGTGCAAGAAGTTCTATTCGAGCCTAAGTTTGATGTTCAAGATTTCCAACGCGTTAAGAGTCAGATGTTAGAAGGCGTAGTCTACCAGCATCAACAACCGAGCTGGATGGCTTCTCAAGCAACCCGAGAAGTGTTGTTCGGTAGCACTGTTTTTGGTCGAGCGAGTGATGGCACCAAGGACTCTCTAGAATCGTTAACTCTAGACGATGTAAAACTGTTTTACAGTCAGCACTATACTCCTGAGGGAGCTAATATTGTTATTGTAGGGGACATCTCGAAGGAGGAGGTTGGAAAGCAGCTTCAGTTCTTTGAAGAATGGCAAGGTGACGCTGCACCACTCACTCGTCCACAGATCATCAAGGAGCTTTCGGGCCAGAACTTGTACTTAGTGGATAAGCCGGGAGCACCACAAAGTATTGTACGCTTAGTTCGTAAAGGGTTACCGTTTGATGCGACCGGTGAATTGTATTTAAGTCAATTGGCTAACTTTAATTTAGCCGGTAACTTCAATAGCCGTATCAACCAGAACCTGCGTGAAGACAAAGCCTACACTTACGGTGCAAGCGGATACTTTGCGAGTACGCGTGAAACTGGTGCGGTAGTGTTTAGTGCTCAAGTTAGAGCCAATGCGACGGTTCCATCGATTCAAGAGTTTATTGCTGAGCTAAATGAATTTAGTCAGAGTGGATTAACTGACGAAGAGGTGAAATTTATGCGCCTTGCCGTCGGTCAACAAGATGCGCTTAAATACGAAACACCAAGCCAAAAGGCTGGATTGTTGAGTAATATTGTTGCGCTGAGCCTTGATGACGACTACCTACAGCAGCGCAACCAGATAGTAGAAACGGTTTCAAAAGAGACTTTAAATGAGCTCTCGAAGAAATGGTTTGACCCGAATGATTATCAAATAATTGTTGTTGGTGACGCGACTTCGCTGCGCCCTCAATTAGAAAAGTTAGATATTCCAATAGAAGAGCTTGAAATCATTCGTTAG
- a CDS encoding YqaA family protein yields the protein MLEFFNSLFENIALWFSDSALWVLFISGFLSATLLPGGSEASLVAALSLEQFSTSSIILLATLGNTLGGLTNYWIGLWLPNRTQSEKHGHKAMAWLSRYGYWTLLFSWLPIIGDPLCLAAGWLRMKFIPSVILIAIGKAARYSLLAAIYFGFF from the coding sequence GTGCTAGAGTTCTTTAATTCTCTTTTTGAAAACATAGCGTTGTGGTTTTCTGACTCGGCGCTGTGGGTGCTCTTCATTAGTGGCTTCTTGAGTGCCACATTGTTACCTGGGGGCTCAGAAGCAAGCCTTGTGGCAGCATTGAGCTTAGAACAGTTCTCAACATCATCAATCATTCTTCTGGCGACACTCGGTAATACTTTAGGCGGGCTGACCAACTATTGGATTGGTTTGTGGCTGCCTAATCGAACTCAATCTGAAAAGCATGGTCATAAGGCTATGGCTTGGCTGAGCCGCTATGGCTATTGGACACTGTTATTCAGTTGGTTGCCGATCATTGGTGACCCTTTGTGCTTAGCTGCGGGTTGGTTAAGAATGAAATTTATTCCTAGCGTTATTTTGATAGCGATTGGCAAAGCCGCTCGCTACAGCTTACTTGCTGCTATCTACTTCGGTTTTTTCTAA
- a CDS encoding NADP-dependent oxidoreductase → MENKQIAITQFGGVENLSIQTSAIPEPKAGEVVVKVSFSGINPIDVKTRAGLGWAAAQNKDNLPWVPGYDISGQIVTLGEQAERFTVGDNVAGFIGFPLQGGGYSQYVCVPEVALSMVPDSVALEAAAALPLASQTAAQALNKAEVKEGDRVLILAGAGGVGHLAVQIAVAAKAEVYTTCSEANLDYLATLGAHAINYKFAPASERVSDVDVLIDLVGGDTALDALKCLKDGARVVTVPTLSAELICEKATLLGFTASGMLVEPNPEQMDTMLYMVSVGLLKTEIQTIYPLDEAQSAHLQVETGHTRGKVLLKMQEG, encoded by the coding sequence ATGGAAAATAAACAGATTGCGATTACTCAATTCGGCGGCGTCGAAAACCTCAGTATTCAAACCAGTGCTATTCCTGAGCCTAAGGCCGGAGAAGTGGTGGTTAAAGTTTCCTTTTCAGGCATTAATCCTATTGATGTCAAAACCCGAGCTGGCCTTGGTTGGGCCGCGGCACAGAATAAAGATAACCTTCCTTGGGTACCTGGTTACGATATTTCAGGGCAAATTGTCACGCTAGGCGAACAGGCAGAGCGTTTTACTGTTGGTGATAACGTAGCTGGCTTTATTGGTTTTCCACTGCAAGGTGGCGGTTATAGCCAGTATGTGTGTGTTCCAGAGGTCGCATTAAGTATGGTCCCAGACTCGGTTGCGTTAGAAGCAGCTGCAGCATTACCACTCGCTAGCCAAACCGCAGCACAAGCGCTTAACAAAGCGGAAGTGAAAGAGGGCGATCGCGTACTTATCTTAGCGGGCGCCGGCGGCGTTGGTCATCTTGCGGTTCAAATCGCAGTGGCTGCAAAAGCTGAGGTTTACACGACCTGCAGCGAAGCCAACCTTGATTACCTTGCTACGTTAGGGGCTCATGCTATTAACTATAAATTTGCGCCAGCATCGGAAAGAGTCTCTGATGTTGATGTACTGATTGATTTAGTGGGGGGTGATACCGCGCTTGATGCGTTGAAGTGTTTGAAAGATGGTGCGAGAGTGGTAACGGTGCCTACGCTGTCTGCTGAATTAATTTGCGAGAAAGCGACATTATTGGGTTTCACCGCTTCAGGTATGCTCGTTGAGCCAAATCCAGAGCAAATGGACACTATGCTTTACATGGTTAGCGTAGGATTGCTCAAAACAGAAATTCAAACTATCTACCCGTTAGATGAAGCACAGTCGGCGCATCTACAAGTAGAAACCGGACACACCAGAGGCAAGGTATTACTTAAAATGCAAGAAGGTTGA